Part of the Sodalinema gerasimenkoae IPPAS B-353 genome is shown below.
GGCTGTGGGATATTACCTCTGGGGACTGTCTACAAGTCCTCCGGAGTCCCCGCCTCTATGAAGGGATGACCTTGGCCCAGGTGCAGGGGTTGAGTGCAGCTGCGATCGCCTCCTTGCAAGAACTAGGGGCTAGGCCCTAATGTCTCCAAAGAACGGGGGGTAAACTTGAGAGGGTGACAAGCAGGCTCTATCCCTTGTGGTATTAGTTGGAACAGTTCAAGAGAGACTATAGCAATCGTTCTGCGCTCATGAGGCGACTACAATCAATCAAGGCGTGAACTGCACCCGATTTGTTCGGCCCAATATACATCCAATAGGGGAACAGCTCGTTTTCCTGGAGGTAGTTCCCCGTCAGAGGTTATCCATGCAACGTCTGTTAATGCACAATCCCATCGCTGTCGCGACCCTGTGGATTGTGGCCTACATTGTGATTTCTATCGTTCCGCTAGCCGTGATGCTGCTGCACCCGGCCCCTCCCGGCCGGGGGTTTTGGCTGGAGTTTTCCGTTGCCCTAGGCTTCATTGGCCTAGCGATGATGGTGCTACAGTTTGCCCTCGCCGCCCGCGTCAACCGGATCGAGTCGTCCTACGGCATCGATATTTTGATTCAGTTTCACCGCTATACCTCCTTGGCGGCGTTTTTGATGGTGCTGGTGCATCCGGTGATTTTATTCGTGGTTGACCCCGAAACCCTGGGGCTGCTGAATTTTTTCGAGGCTCCCTGGCGGGCGCGGATGGCAGTCATTGCCACCTTGGCCTTTTTGATTATGGTGGTGACCACCATTTGGCGAAAGCCGCTGAACATTCCCTATGAACCCTGGCGGGCAGTCCACAGTTTTTTGGCGGTGGTGGCGGTGGGGTTAGGCTTTGGCCATGCCTTGGCGGTGAGCAACTACATGAGCTTGTTCTGGAAAGGGGTGCTGTGGTCGGCGATGGTGCTGGTGGCCCTGTGGCTGATTCTCTATGTGCGGCTGGTGAAGCCCATGCTGATGACCAAGCATCCTTACCTCGTCGAAGCAGTCAAACCCCAGCGCGGCGATGTCTGGACCCTGGCCCTGCGCCCCCACGGCCACGAAGGATTTACCTTCCAACCGGGGCAGTTCGCCTGGATTACCCTGGGCATTCACCCGATTGGGATGCGGGAGCATCCGTTTTCCATGTCTTCGAGCGGCGACCATCCGGAGCGGATTGAGTTTGGCATTAAGGCCCTAGGGGACTTTACCCGCAGCATCAAAGATGTCAAACCCGGCACCAAAGCCTACCTAGATGGTCCCTACGGCGTGTTCACCACTGAGCGCTATTGGGACAGTGCCGGGTTTGTGCTGATTGCGGGCGGCATCGGCATCACGCCCATGTAACACTGAGCGCTATTGGGACAGTGCCGGGTTTGTGCTGATTGCGGGCGGCATCGGCATCACGCCCATGTATAGCATGTTGCTGACCGCTGTTGAGCGCCAGGATGATCGTCCGTTTTTGCTAATCTATTCAGCCTCATCCAAGCATGTTGCTGACCGCTGTTGAGCGCCAGGATGATCGTCCGTTTTTGCTAATCTATTCAGCCTCATCCTGGGAGGACTTTACTTACCGAGAGGAGTTAGAAACCCTCAAGGACAACATTGATTTAACAATTGTCTACGTGCCACGCCACCCTCATGAGGGCTGGACTGGGGAAACCGGCTACGTCGATCAGCAGCTCCTGGCCCGCTATATTCCTCTCCACCGGGGTAGTCGCCAGTACTTTATCTGTGCCGCTCCGGTGATGATGGATCAGGTCGAAGCTGCCCTGTTTGGCCTGGAGGTGCCGGTTACGAACGTGCATATGGAACACTTTAATTTGGCTTAGGATTATGCGCTATAGCATCATGCTGCAAATCGTTGTGATGACAACGCTGATTCTGGTTGGTGCAGGGGCGTTCTTTGCCTGGCTGCAAAATCGGCCTCAACTCGACCCGTTCGAGGGCAGCCAAGGGAACGCTGCATTTCTCTCTCGATCCTGACCTGAAGTCATTCTTTTGAGAGAGACGGTCATCCTGGAAGTTGGCTAGGATTGCCACAGGATAGTTATCCATTTTTTCAGATTTAGTTTTTAGAGAACTTAATTTCTTAACATAGGCACGGCTTTATGAAAGGACTTCAGGGCAAGACCGCCCTCGTGACCGGAGCTTCTTCGGGAATTGGGCAGGCGATCGCCATTCGCCTTGCCGAAGATGGCTGCAATGTGGCTATCAATTACCGCAGT
Proteins encoded:
- a CDS encoding ferredoxin reductase family protein — encoded protein: MQRLLMHNPIAVATLWIVAYIVISIVPLAVMLLHPAPPGRGFWLEFSVALGFIGLAMMVLQFALAARVNRIESSYGIDILIQFHRYTSLAAFLMVLVHPVILFVVDPETLGLLNFFEAPWRARMAVIATLAFLIMVVTTIWRKPLNIPYEPWRAVHSFLAVVAVGLGFGHALAVSNYMSLFWKGVLWSAMVLVALWLILYVRLVKPMLMTKHPYLVEAVKPQRGDVWTLALRPHGHEGFTFQPGQFAWITLGIHPIGMREHPFSMSSSGDHPERIEFGIKALGDFTRSIKDVKPGTKAYLDGPYGVFTTERYWDSAGFVLIAGGIGITPM